From Candidatus Persebacteraceae bacterium Df01, a single genomic window includes:
- a CDS encoding MGMT family protein, with product MTAVSHNAKPRWQLKIPILECVLAVRCDEYGIIESDYLFGKTAPLPPQNALAEEAARQIKAWLRRPRGHQFDLPLHAACTPFQERVRKVLQNLAGGETQTYGDVAKYIHSAPRAVGGACRANRLPLLVPCHRVVAQDGLGGFMGDNRNHRLNIHLKQALLRHEGVTV from the coding sequence ATGACAGCCGTTTCCCATAATGCTAAGCCGCGATGGCAGTTAAAAATTCCCATTTTGGAATGCGTGCTGGCAGTACGCTGTGATGAGTACGGTATCATTGAAAGTGATTATTTATTCGGCAAAACAGCACCGTTGCCACCTCAAAATGCTCTGGCGGAAGAAGCTGCACGACAAATCAAAGCTTGGCTACGGCGCCCGCGTGGACACCAATTTGATTTGCCACTACATGCTGCCTGCACTCCGTTTCAAGAGCGTGTGCGTAAGGTATTGCAAAATTTAGCCGGTGGGGAAACGCAAACTTATGGTGATGTGGCCAAATATATCCATTCTGCACCGCGCGCTGTTGGCGGTGCTTGCCGCGCCAATCGTCTACCGTTACTCGTTCCCTGCCATCGTGTGGTCGCGCAAGATGGACTTGGCGGGTTTATGGGAGACAATCGTAACCATCGATTAAATATTCACCTCAAGCAAGCGTTGCTTCGGCACGAGGGCGTTACCGTTTAA
- a CDS encoding YHS domain protein — MMKTATIVLITCLLALTARADDYLWYPYPSDLGADSYDVVAYFTDKQAVRGLTEFSADYGNITWHFPSSKNRDMFITAPANYVPYYGGYCAYAAAQNALAFCDPEEWTVHNGKLYFNYNLPPESVGSGKSMPTLIVPTIIGRG; from the coding sequence ATGATGAAAACAGCGACGATTGTATTAATAACTTGTTTGTTAGCACTTACTGCTCGTGCTGATGATTATCTATGGTACCCTTATCCCAGCGATTTGGGCGCTGACAGTTATGATGTGGTGGCGTATTTTACCGACAAGCAAGCAGTGCGCGGGCTAACCGAATTTTCGGCTGATTATGGCAATATAACATGGCATTTTCCTAGTAGTAAAAATCGTGATATGTTTATTACCGCGCCTGCTAACTATGTGCCTTATTATGGTGGTTATTGTGCTTATGCCGCTGCGCAAAACGCGCTGGCGTTTTGCGATCCGGAAGAGTGGACGGTGCACAATGGCAAATTGTATTTCAACTACAACCTCCCACCCGAAAGCGTTGGGAGTGGAAAATCAATGCCTACATTGATAGTGCCGACCATAATTGGTCGAGGTTGA